From one Bordetella genomosp. 9 genomic stretch:
- a CDS encoding alkene reductase: protein MTTLFDPLSIGDLHLPNRIVMAPLTRLRAPDNVANDLMAEHYVQRASAGLIITEGTPVRDDGVGYQHVPGIWSQAQTAGWRRVTDAVHGAGGRIAAQLWHVGRISHPLLLQGRQPVAPSAIAPEGHVSLLRPKQPYPVPRALALDEIPGIIDAFRQGARNAKAAGFDGITIHGANGYLLDQFLQDGTNHRTDAYGGSVENRARLMIEVIDAVLEVWAPNRVGLHLAPRSPSYSMRDSDPAATFGHVARAMGERKLGFLFIRETQGEGALFSMLKREFGGVCIANDGFDAASAADVVARGVADAVSFGKAYIANPDLVERLRRNAPLNALDNATIYDLDHCSPVGYTDYPVLETQAA from the coding sequence ATGACGACGCTTTTCGACCCCCTTTCCATAGGCGACCTGCACCTGCCCAACCGTATCGTGATGGCGCCGCTGACGCGCCTGCGCGCGCCCGACAACGTGGCGAACGACCTGATGGCCGAGCACTACGTGCAGCGCGCGTCCGCCGGCCTGATCATCACCGAGGGCACGCCCGTCCGGGATGACGGCGTCGGCTACCAGCACGTACCCGGCATCTGGAGCCAGGCCCAGACCGCGGGCTGGCGGCGGGTGACCGACGCGGTGCACGGCGCGGGCGGCCGGATCGCCGCGCAGCTGTGGCACGTCGGGCGGATTTCGCATCCCTTGCTGTTGCAAGGCCGCCAGCCGGTGGCGCCCAGCGCCATCGCGCCCGAAGGGCACGTCAGCCTGTTGCGGCCCAAGCAACCCTACCCGGTGCCGCGCGCGCTCGCGCTGGATGAAATCCCCGGCATCATCGACGCGTTCCGGCAAGGCGCGCGCAATGCCAAGGCGGCCGGTTTCGATGGCATCACGATCCATGGGGCCAATGGCTATCTGCTGGACCAGTTCCTGCAGGACGGCACGAACCACCGCACGGACGCCTATGGCGGCAGCGTCGAAAACCGTGCGCGCCTGATGATCGAAGTCATCGATGCGGTGCTCGAAGTGTGGGCGCCGAATCGCGTGGGCCTGCATCTGGCGCCGCGTTCGCCGTCGTATTCGATGCGCGACAGCGACCCGGCGGCCACCTTCGGCCATGTGGCGCGCGCCATGGGCGAGCGCAAGCTGGGCTTCCTGTTCATTCGTGAAACGCAGGGCGAGGGCGCCTTGTTCTCGATGCTGAAGCGCGAGTTCGGCGGCGTGTGCATCGCCAACGACGGGTTCGACGCGGCATCGGCGGCCGACGTCGTCGCGCGCGGCGTGGCTGATGCGGTGTCGTTCGGCAAGGCCTACATCGCCAACCCCGACCTGGTCGAAAGGCTGCGCCGCAACGCGCCTTTGAATGCGCTGGACAACGCGACGATCTACGACCTGGATCACTGCAGCCCGGTGGGGTACACGGATTATCCGGTGCTGGAGACGCAGGCCGCTTGA
- a CDS encoding LysR family transcriptional regulator encodes MLEAISLDQLRIFVAAAEAGSFSAAGRQLRRAQSVVSHTLANLETQTGVRLFDRGGRYPVLTEAGHALLREARAVLNGMNAFKAKAKSMAEGLEPELTVVIDVMYPMQALTKAVGKFHEAFPHTPLRLYVEALGGLVKPVLDGTCALGAVGSLPTIPDSLATEALLDVPMVKVVAPTHPLASFDGELTRQELARHVQLVLTDRTDLTAGNHYGVFSPSTWRLADMGAKHAFLCAGFGWGHMPLAMVQGQLRSGELVALTRVSPECHVPPITVYAVYCHDRPPGPAGRWFVEQLKDGSRACPTTLESA; translated from the coding sequence ATGCTCGAAGCGATCTCGCTGGACCAATTGCGCATCTTCGTCGCGGCCGCGGAAGCCGGGAGTTTTTCCGCGGCGGGGCGGCAACTGCGCCGCGCGCAGTCGGTGGTCAGCCACACGCTGGCGAACCTGGAGACGCAGACCGGCGTCAGGCTGTTCGATCGCGGCGGCCGTTATCCGGTGCTGACGGAAGCGGGACACGCGCTGCTGCGGGAAGCGCGCGCCGTCCTGAACGGGATGAACGCATTCAAGGCCAAGGCCAAATCGATGGCGGAGGGCCTGGAGCCGGAGCTGACGGTGGTGATCGACGTCATGTATCCCATGCAGGCACTGACCAAGGCCGTGGGCAAATTCCACGAAGCCTTTCCGCACACGCCATTGCGCCTGTACGTCGAGGCGCTGGGCGGATTGGTCAAACCGGTGCTGGACGGCACCTGCGCCCTGGGGGCGGTCGGCTCGCTGCCGACCATCCCCGATAGCCTGGCGACCGAGGCGCTGCTGGACGTTCCCATGGTGAAGGTGGTGGCGCCCACGCATCCGCTGGCGTCGTTCGATGGCGAACTGACGCGCCAGGAACTGGCGCGTCACGTGCAGCTGGTGCTGACCGATCGCACCGACCTGACGGCCGGCAATCACTACGGGGTGTTCTCGCCGTCGACCTGGCGGCTGGCCGATATGGGCGCCAAGCACGCTTTCCTGTGCGCCGGCTTCGGCTGGGGCCATATGCCGCTGGCCATGGTGCAGGGCCAGCTGCGCAGCGGGGAACTGGTGGCGCTGACCCGCGTCAGCCCCGAATGCCACGTGCCGCCCATCACCGTCTACGCGGTGTATTGCCACGACAGGCCGCCCGGGCCGGCAGGCCGCTGGTTCGTGGAGCAGCTCAAGGACGGCAGCCGCGCCTGCCCGACGACGCTGGAAAGCGCCTAG
- a CDS encoding substrate-binding domain-containing protein — protein sequence MKTSLRTLALAGSLLAASAAYAPVQAAELHVLISGGFSAAYDKLGPEFTKATGNTLVTEHGPSMGKSPEAIPNRLARKEPADVVIMVGYALDDLIKQGEVNKSSRVELADSPIGMVVKQGQPKPDISTIAGLKKTLLNAKSIAYSDSASGVYIEKEMFKKLGIEDQVKSKATMVPKIPVASKVADGTYEVGFQQVAELLPVPGVTFVGKVPASVQSITRFAGGVPVSSTHQKEAAELLKFLASAKAQPVVKQTGLDPVKKK from the coding sequence ATGAAAACTTCCCTACGCACCCTGGCCCTGGCGGGTTCCCTGCTGGCCGCGTCCGCGGCCTATGCGCCCGTCCAGGCCGCCGAGCTGCACGTCCTGATCTCGGGCGGCTTTTCCGCCGCCTACGACAAGCTGGGCCCGGAATTCACCAAGGCCACCGGCAATACGCTGGTCACCGAACACGGCCCGTCCATGGGCAAGTCGCCGGAAGCGATCCCCAACCGCCTGGCGCGCAAGGAGCCGGCCGACGTCGTGATCATGGTCGGCTACGCGCTGGACGATCTCATCAAGCAGGGCGAGGTGAACAAGTCCTCGCGCGTCGAGCTGGCTGATTCGCCCATCGGCATGGTGGTGAAGCAAGGGCAGCCCAAGCCCGACATTTCCACCATCGCCGGCTTGAAGAAGACCCTGCTGAACGCCAAGTCCATCGCCTATTCCGATAGCGCCAGCGGCGTGTACATCGAAAAGGAAATGTTCAAGAAGCTGGGCATCGAGGATCAGGTCAAGTCCAAGGCCACCATGGTGCCCAAGATCCCGGTGGCGTCGAAGGTGGCGGACGGCACGTATGAGGTCGGCTTCCAGCAGGTCGCCGAACTGTTGCCCGTGCCGGGCGTGACCTTCGTCGGCAAAGTGCCGGCGTCGGTGCAGTCCATTACCCGCTTCGCCGGCGGCGTGCCGGTCAGCTCCACCCACCAGAAGGAAGCCGCCGAGCTGCTGAAATTCCTGGCGTCCGCCAAGGCCCAGCCGGTGGTGAAGCAGACCGGCCTGGATCCGGTCAAGAAGAAGTAA
- a CDS encoding winged helix-turn-helix transcriptional regulator gives MQRKRLGEDPCPIARSLDVIGDWWSLLIVREAMQGTCRFSDFQQHLGLAKNILSMRLRKLVEQGVLETRPSAERGDHKEYHLTAKGRGLDPVLRALYAWGKEHLFAEA, from the coding sequence ATGCAACGCAAGCGCCTGGGCGAAGACCCCTGCCCCATCGCCCGATCGCTGGACGTGATCGGCGATTGGTGGAGCCTGCTGATCGTGCGTGAAGCCATGCAGGGCACCTGCCGCTTCAGCGATTTCCAGCAGCATCTGGGGTTGGCGAAGAACATACTGAGCATGCGCCTGCGCAAACTGGTCGAACAGGGCGTGCTGGAGACGCGGCCATCCGCCGAACGCGGCGACCACAAGGAATATCACCTGACCGCGAAAGGCCGCGGACTCGATCCCGTGCTGCGGGCCTTGTACGCCTGGGGCAAGGAACACCTGTTCGCCGAGGCGTGA
- a CDS encoding DoxX family protein, which yields MTTQTAYNEPAIPYARSGGPGALISRVLLAALFLIAGIGKLAAPAGTIAYITAAGLPLPTIAYAVALLVELGGGVLLIVGYRTRLVAAVMAVFTVVTALAFHSAWGDANQQVNFLKNLAIAGGLLQLVLNGAGAYSLDRRAR from the coding sequence GTGACCACTCAGACTGCCTACAACGAACCCGCCATCCCTTACGCCCGCAGCGGCGGCCCAGGCGCGCTGATCAGCCGTGTGCTGTTGGCCGCGCTGTTCCTGATCGCCGGTATCGGCAAGCTGGCCGCCCCCGCCGGCACCATCGCGTACATCACGGCCGCGGGCCTGCCGCTGCCGACGATCGCGTATGCCGTGGCCCTGTTGGTGGAACTGGGCGGCGGCGTTCTGTTGATCGTCGGCTACCGCACCCGGCTGGTCGCCGCCGTGATGGCCGTGTTCACGGTCGTCACCGCGCTGGCGTTCCACAGCGCCTGGGGCGATGCCAACCAGCAGGTCAACTTCCTGAAGAACCTGGCCATCGCCGGCGGCCTGCTGCAGCTGGTGCTGAACGGCGCCGGCGCCTACAGCCTGGACAGGCGCGCGCGCTGA